From Halomarina ordinaria:
GGACGCTCACTGGATGTGACGCGGTCGGCTCGCCGGGCGGCGCGGGCGGTCCGACCCGCCAGCGACGGTCGCCCGCGACGAGCGTCGCGTTCAACCGGGCGCCCTCGGGCGCGGCGTCCAGCGCGCGCGGGAGGTCCGGGGGAGCGGCGACGCCGGTCGGGGCGACGAGCGCGGCGGCACGGTCGGCGGCGACCGTCGGCCCCGGCTCCCCGTCGGCGAGGACGTCGGACACCACGCCGGCGTAGACGCCGACCGCGAGACAGAGGACGACGAGGGCGACGAGAGCGGCGAGCGGTTCGACCTGCCCTCGGCGACGCGCGCCGCCGGAGTGCTCACGCGCCGACGAGCGTGACATCGACACCACCCCAGCGGACGTGTCTGGCGACGAGTCGGTCGGCGTCCCGGTGGACCGCCGGCGCGCGCTCGCGGGCGGTCACGACCGCGCGAGCGAACGCCACCGGCGAGGCGAAGACGGCCTCCGGCGGCCGTCCCGCGAGCACCAGTTCGAGGCGGGTGTCGGCGGTGACGGGCGTGACCGGGCCGTACGAGAGCGTCGCGTGTGCGGTCGCCTCGTCGCGCGCGAGCGTGATTCGACGGGGGTCGAGACGGACGGT
This genomic window contains:
- a CDS encoding DUF7283 family protein, with the protein product MLDVPLDSTAAWLGLALASVALVGVALSLPTTAPPDAEAAATTVDAVAASQHDAVVEHPLDGATVRLDPRRITLARDEATAHATLSYGPVTPVTADTRLELVLAGRPPEAVFASPVAFARAVVTARERAPAVHRDADRLVARHVRWGGVDVTLVGA
- a CDS encoding DUF7285 family protein; amino-acid sequence: MSRSSAREHSGGARRRGQVEPLAALVALVVLCLAVGVYAGVVSDVLADGEPGPTVAADRAAALVAPTGVAAPPDLPRALDAAPEGARLNATLVAGDRRWRVGPPAPPGEPTASHPVSVRLAPGRVVPGTLRVVVWS